A window of Microcystis aeruginosa FD4 contains these coding sequences:
- a CDS encoding DUF5615 family PIN-like protein, whose translation MSIFASLYMDEDMSALVATLLRSRGLDVTTVPEQSTLGKTDSEQLEFAASLGRCLVTHNRVDFERLHLQFIEEGREHCGIIVVPQKTAYEVVQRVGILVNTLTVDSINNQLLYA comes from the coding sequence ATGAGCATATTTGCTTCGCTTTACATGGACGAAGATATGTCGGCGTTAGTTGCAACACTTCTGCGTTCTCGTGGTTTAGATGTCACCACTGTTCCTGAGCAGTCAACTTTGGGTAAAACTGACAGCGAACAATTAGAATTTGCAGCTTCTTTAGGTAGATGTCTTGTAACCCACAACCGGGTTGATTTTGAACGATTGCATCTTCAATTCATAGAGGAAGGCAGAGAACATTGTGGAATTATTGTTGTCCCTCAGAAAACTGCCTACGAGGTCGTGCAACGGGTTGGTATTTTAGTTAACACTTTGACTGTTGATAGTATTAATAATCAGTTACTATACGCATGA
- a CDS encoding transglutaminase domain-containing protein: MIFDPASLPSHRQTIRPISATALHGIVFQDDKLIAIDAKNGYLYQIALDTGHTSVLNSHRWQEFVGTTGLAIDDQNNLWFTTRENLYCCTLEDFTPKFFTRLPYTANGVAVTGNTIYVTCQRSGQIFIFDRQSGQEITRLYAPGIGIENITIRGEELWLTDTLEQTVYCLDRATGEQLFSMITPFESPTGLAFYNDANSGKDILYVAYAFQEPFIRDNPNSEQVYELSYRPRTFVHPLYFHYDPAKKYTLSNGYLIELSYVEELEPLYNIELKDVEWRIALPLETPRQKIRSVEAVGLPFIEEIQDGQRVAVFKFEQITGKQRHIFGWKVVLEVWGIKYQITPQDCEDLPPLPADFPDRYLIDNDDLAMNTEIILNAAEEAIGRETNLLRKVYSIRNYVYDQLSYGIKPHIDTPDIALRRGVGSCGEYVGLLLALCRLNGIACRTVGRYKCPPHPLERNLPLEPDYNHVWMEFYLPSIGWVPMESNPDDIFEGGPYPNRFFMGLAWYHTEIAKDIPFERMLSQGQPVLKTQVPIGDLAINHVQFIILEELAPKG; the protein is encoded by the coding sequence ATGATTTTCGATCCTGCCAGTCTTCCCTCCCATCGTCAAACGATTCGTCCGATTAGCGCCACGGCCCTGCACGGAATTGTATTTCAAGATGACAAATTAATCGCTATCGACGCAAAAAACGGCTATTTATACCAAATTGCCCTCGATACTGGTCATACAAGCGTACTTAATTCCCATCGCTGGCAAGAATTCGTCGGCACGACGGGATTGGCAATCGATGATCAAAATAACCTCTGGTTTACCACTCGCGAAAATCTCTACTGCTGCACTCTCGAAGATTTTACCCCGAAATTTTTTACCCGTCTTCCCTACACCGCTAACGGAGTCGCCGTAACTGGTAACACAATTTATGTCACTTGTCAACGTTCTGGACAAATCTTTATATTTGATCGCCAATCGGGACAGGAAATTACTCGTTTGTACGCGCCGGGTATCGGCATCGAAAATATCACCATTCGCGGGGAAGAACTTTGGTTAACGGATACCCTAGAACAAACGGTTTACTGTCTTGATCGCGCCACGGGAGAACAGCTTTTTAGCATGATAACTCCTTTTGAATCGCCGACGGGATTAGCTTTTTATAACGATGCGAACAGTGGCAAGGATATCTTATATGTGGCCTATGCTTTCCAAGAACCCTTTATCCGCGATAATCCCAATTCCGAACAGGTTTACGAACTTAGTTATCGTCCGCGTACTTTTGTCCATCCTCTATATTTTCACTACGATCCCGCTAAAAAATACACCCTTTCTAACGGTTATCTGATTGAATTATCCTACGTCGAGGAATTGGAACCTCTCTATAATATCGAACTAAAAGATGTGGAATGGCGCATCGCTTTACCCTTAGAAACACCACGGCAAAAAATTCGCAGCGTCGAAGCGGTGGGATTGCCTTTTATTGAAGAAATTCAGGACGGGCAGCGGGTGGCAGTATTTAAGTTCGAGCAAATAACCGGCAAACAACGTCATATTTTTGGGTGGAAAGTAGTATTAGAAGTATGGGGTATTAAATACCAAATTACTCCCCAAGATTGCGAAGATTTACCCCCCTTACCCGCCGATTTTCCCGATCGCTATTTGATCGATAATGATGATCTGGCCATGAATACAGAAATTATCCTCAATGCTGCCGAAGAAGCGATCGGTCGGGAAACCAATCTCCTCAGAAAAGTTTATAGTATTCGTAATTACGTCTATGACCAGCTTTCCTACGGCATCAAACCCCACATCGACACCCCTGATATTGCCCTGCGGCGCGGAGTCGGTTCCTGTGGGGAATATGTGGGTTTATTATTGGCCTTGTGTCGTCTCAATGGTATTGCCTGTCGCACGGTAGGACGCTATAAATGCCCACCCCATCCCCTCGAACGTAATTTACCCCTCGAACCGGATTACAATCACGTCTGGATGGAATTTTATCTCCCCTCTATCGGTTGGGTTCCCATGGAGTCCAATCCCGATGATATTTTTGAAGGTGGTCCCTATCCCAATCGTTTCTTTATGGGTTTAGCTTGGTATCACACGGAAATTGCCAAAGATATCCCCTTTGAACGAATGCTCAGTCAAGGACAACCGGTGTTAAAAACCCAAGTTCCCATCGGCGATTTAGCGATTAATCACGTTCAATTTATCATTCTTGAGGAATTAGCACCGAAAGGCTAG
- a CDS encoding DUF433 domain-containing protein, producing MTNHSEVESAIKQLPESEVRALANWLQDYLDEMWDRQIEADLASGKLDRLIAQAEEDMATNNVRYPDEVLRNTPAKFQVTSPPFRWDEAGGIRIGSSRVTLDSILASYHNGSTPEEIAIQFSVLRLEDIYSAIAYYLNHRQEIDSYLEQRDQQAQQLRQQLTQKHNLVDLRQCLLARYQSKRESRQSAPSN from the coding sequence ATGACTAATCACTCAGAAGTTGAGTCGGCTATTAAGCAACTGCCAGAGAGTGAAGTCCGCGCTCTGGCAAACTGGCTTCAAGACTATCTTGATGAGATGTGGGATAGACAAATTGAAGCGGACCTAGCATCGGGAAAATTAGATCGCCTCATCGCTCAGGCAGAAGAGGATATGGCAACCAACAACGTCAGATATCCCGATGAAGTCCTTCGCAACACCCCAGCCAAATTCCAAGTAACTTCTCCTCCTTTTCGTTGGGATGAAGCGGGAGGTATCCGTATAGGTTCGAGCCGAGTAACTCTCGATAGCATACTTGCCTCATACCACAACGGCTCCACTCCTGAAGAAATCGCTATTCAGTTTTCAGTTCTTCGTTTGGAAGATATATACAGTGCCATTGCTTATTATTTAAATCACCGTCAGGAAATTGACAGTTATTTGGAACAACGCGACCAACAAGCTCAACAACTGAGACAACAACTAACCCAAAAACACAACTTAGTCGATTTAAGACAGTGCTTGCTTGCTCGTTATCAGTCAAAAAGAGAGTCGAGGCAAAGTGCGCCTTCTAACTGA
- a CDS encoding L-lactate dehydrogenase — protein MLDKIFTPNPYAEQPAPLRPRKGVIIGVGQVGMACAYSMLIQDCFDELILQDIATDKVEGEVMDLRHGMPFIEPTDLKMGTVADVGQNADVVIITAGAAQKEGETRLHLLERNVAIFRHILEDVAVYCPSALILVLSNPVDIMTYVTLKITHFPPSRVIGSGTVLDSARLRSLLSTQLHVDARNVHAYIIGEHGDSELAVWSSANIGGARLLEGDWQDLSATDQESLTEIFLQVKNAAYEIIKRKGYTSYAIGLATTDIVKAILRSQERILTISTLLDGQYGLKDVCLSIPSVVNEKGVIKTLNLALSPRETEQLHNSAKIMRDLIDQLEI, from the coding sequence ATGCTAGATAAAATATTTACTCCCAATCCCTACGCTGAACAACCTGCTCCTCTGCGTCCTCGCAAGGGGGTAATTATCGGTGTTGGTCAGGTGGGGATGGCCTGCGCTTACTCGATGTTAATTCAAGACTGTTTTGATGAATTAATTCTGCAAGATATCGCCACGGATAAAGTCGAAGGGGAAGTGATGGATTTAAGGCACGGAATGCCTTTTATTGAACCCACAGACTTGAAAATGGGAACCGTGGCCGATGTGGGACAAAATGCCGATGTGGTGATTATTACTGCCGGGGCCGCCCAAAAAGAGGGAGAAACCAGATTACATCTCCTTGAGCGAAATGTGGCGATTTTTCGCCATATTCTTGAGGATGTGGCTGTTTACTGCCCCAGTGCTTTAATTTTGGTGCTGAGTAATCCCGTTGATATCATGACCTATGTTACCCTGAAAATAACCCATTTTCCGCCTTCTAGGGTGATTGGTTCGGGTACGGTGCTAGATTCTGCCCGTTTACGCTCTCTTTTATCCACCCAACTCCATGTAGATGCGCGTAACGTCCACGCTTATATTATCGGTGAACACGGGGATAGTGAGCTTGCGGTCTGGAGTTCGGCTAATATCGGAGGAGCAAGGTTATTAGAAGGAGATTGGCAGGATTTAAGCGCAACCGACCAAGAAAGCTTAACAGAAATTTTTCTTCAGGTTAAAAACGCCGCCTATGAAATTATCAAACGCAAGGGTTATACTAGCTATGCGATCGGTTTAGCTACCACGGATATTGTGAAAGCGATTTTACGTTCCCAAGAAAGAATTCTCACTATTAGCACTCTCCTCGATGGTCAATACGGTCTCAAAGATGTGTGTTTAAGTATTCCCTCGGTGGTTAACGAGAAAGGAGTGATTAAAACCCTGAATCTTGCCCTCAGTCCCAGAGAAACGGAACAGTTACATAATTCGGCCAAAATTATGCGCGATTTAATCGATCAACTCGAAATTTAA
- a CDS encoding DUF433 domain-containing protein has translation MIRTERGLTIAGTRITLYDVMDYVTAQYPPKFIQGLFDLTEEQINTALAYIEAHRAEVEAEYQQVLKEAEELRQYYEEQNRERVARSATQPPKPGSEAAWEKLRVAKAKRESKV, from the coding sequence ATAATCCGTACAGAGCGAGGACTGACAATCGCAGGAACCCGCATCACCCTCTATGATGTGATGGATTATGTGACTGCTCAATATCCACCTAAGTTCATTCAGGGATTATTTGATCTGACGGAAGAGCAAATTAATACCGCCTTGGCTTATATTGAGGCTCATCGTGCAGAGGTAGAAGCTGAATACCAGCAAGTTCTCAAAGAGGCTGAAGAACTCCGACAATACTATGAAGAGCAAAATCGTGAGCGAGTTGCTCGAAGTGCTACGCAACCACCTAAGCCAGGCTCCGAGGCTGCTTGGGAAAAGCTTCGAGTGGCTAAGGCAAAGCGTGAGTCCAAAGTATGA
- a CDS encoding peroxiredoxin — MSRRQLLSFLIAVILAFFAFIPDANALGGPQPPLNQPAPDFTLPTNTGEGNISLSDYRGKWVVLYFYPKDFTPGCTLEARRFQQDLPKYMAKNTQILGVSADDVDSHAEFCDSEGLKFPLLADATGDVSKAYGSWMGYVSLRHTYLIDPQGILKEIYLGVNPAIHSAEVLARLEQLQANS, encoded by the coding sequence ATGTCTCGTCGTCAACTGTTGAGTTTTTTAATTGCAGTAATTCTGGCATTTTTTGCCTTTATTCCCGATGCTAACGCTTTAGGTGGACCCCAACCCCCTTTAAATCAACCTGCACCCGATTTTACCCTACCGACTAACACGGGAGAAGGGAATATTTCCCTATCGGACTATCGGGGTAAATGGGTAGTTTTGTATTTTTATCCCAAGGATTTTACCCCGGGCTGTACCCTAGAAGCGCGGCGTTTTCAGCAGGATTTGCCGAAATATATGGCTAAAAATACGCAAATTTTAGGGGTAAGTGCCGATGATGTCGATTCTCATGCGGAATTTTGTGACTCGGAGGGGTTAAAATTTCCCTTACTGGCAGATGCTACCGGAGATGTTAGTAAAGCTTATGGTTCTTGGATGGGTTATGTTTCCCTGCGTCATACCTATCTTATCGATCCGCAAGGGATTTTAAAAGAGATTTATTTAGGGGTAAATCCTGCCATTCACAGTGCCGAAGTTTTGGCACGTTTGGAGCAATTACAGGCGAATTCTTGA
- a CDS encoding DUF5615 family PIN-like protein: MRLLTDENFNGAILRGLVRRLPELDIIRVQDVGLMNTDDPDILEWAANEGRILLTHDVATITMYAYNRVNQGLPMTGVVEVISKAPIGKILDDLELFICCSEPEEYEGRVLFIPFA; encoded by the coding sequence GTGCGCCTTCTAACTGACGAAAATTTTAATGGAGCCATCTTGCGTGGACTGGTGAGGCGTTTACCTGAATTGGATATAATTCGCGTCCAAGATGTAGGACTGATGAACACTGACGATCCAGATATTTTAGAATGGGCAGCTAATGAGGGACGCATCCTGCTCACCCATGATGTAGCCACTATTACGATGTATGCCTACAATCGTGTCAATCAAGGACTACCTATGACTGGAGTTGTTGAGGTGATCTCAAAAGCACCCATTGGTAAGATTCTTGATGATTTAGAACTATTTATTTGTTGTAGTGAACCTGAAGAATATGAAGGTCGGGTTCTTTTCATTCCTTTCGCTTGA
- a CDS encoding cytosine deaminase yields the protein MIPSSERYWLKNAHIPVSLLEQESFSPQTAEGLTLVNLEINDGNINRITSTISPEDNIPVIDLKKKLVFPCFIDMHTHLDKGHSWHRCPNHDGTFDSALKMALEDSRREWRLEDVYRRMEFGVKCSYAHGTAAIRTHIDSFGQQAQISLTALGELQRQWAGKITLQAVSLVSLDYYQTSEGAALADKIAEFGGILGGVAYKNPDLQAQIDIVFKLAQERGLNLDFHLDENGDPDSTCLAAIARTAIKEQFSGQIICGHCCSLAVQSPEIIQETLNLVKNAGIAIVSLPMCNLYLQDRQEEKTPFWRGTTKIKEMKKAGIPVAFASDNCRDPFYGFGDHDGLEVFTQAVRIAHLDAPYADWVNSVTLTPANLLGLPHLGRIKTGLEANLLIFKARYFSELLSRPQWDRLVIRRGLSIDTTLPDYQELDDLVLGIDELL from the coding sequence ATGATTCCCTCAAGCGAGCGCTACTGGCTCAAAAATGCTCATATTCCCGTTTCCCTCCTAGAGCAGGAGAGTTTTTCTCCCCAAACCGCCGAGGGATTAACCTTAGTTAATCTAGAAATTAATGACGGTAACATTAATCGCATCACCTCCACAATCTCCCCCGAAGACAATATTCCCGTCATCGACCTCAAAAAAAAGCTTGTTTTTCCTTGTTTTATCGATATGCACACCCATCTCGATAAAGGTCATAGTTGGCATCGTTGTCCTAACCATGATGGCACTTTTGACAGCGCCTTAAAAATGGCCCTAGAGGATTCTCGACGGGAGTGGCGCTTAGAGGATGTGTATCGTCGCATGGAATTCGGCGTTAAATGCAGTTATGCCCACGGAACCGCCGCTATTCGCACTCATATCGACTCTTTTGGTCAACAGGCACAGATTAGCTTAACCGCTTTGGGAGAATTGCAACGACAATGGGCCGGTAAAATCACCCTGCAAGCGGTTTCTCTAGTTTCCCTTGACTACTATCAAACCTCCGAGGGAGCGGCCTTAGCCGATAAAATTGCCGAATTTGGGGGCATATTAGGGGGAGTAGCCTACAAAAATCCTGATTTACAGGCACAAATTGATATTGTCTTCAAATTAGCCCAAGAAAGGGGTTTAAATCTCGATTTTCATCTGGATGAAAATGGCGATCCCGATTCTACCTGTTTAGCAGCGATCGCCCGTACTGCTATCAAAGAGCAATTTTCTGGACAAATCATCTGTGGTCACTGTTGCAGTTTAGCGGTACAATCCCCTGAAATAATCCAAGAAACCCTAAATTTAGTCAAAAATGCGGGCATTGCTATCGTTAGCTTGCCGATGTGCAATCTTTACCTACAGGATCGTCAAGAGGAAAAAACCCCCTTTTGGCGCGGGACAACTAAGATAAAAGAGATGAAAAAAGCGGGAATTCCGGTTGCTTTTGCCAGTGATAACTGTCGCGATCCCTTTTATGGTTTTGGGGATCACGATGGGTTAGAAGTCTTTACCCAAGCGGTGCGGATTGCCCATCTCGATGCACCCTACGCTGACTGGGTAAATAGTGTCACCCTCACACCAGCAAATCTGCTCGGATTGCCCCATTTAGGGCGCATTAAGACGGGTCTAGAGGCAAATTTGTTAATTTTCAAGGCTCGCTACTTTAGCGAGCTATTATCGCGACCACAGTGGGATCGCCTCGTGATTCGGCGCGGGTTGAGCATCGATACTACTCTCCCCGATTACCAAGAGTTAGATGATTTAGTTCTGGGAATTGATGAACTCCTGTAG
- a CDS encoding DUF952 domain-containing protein, with protein sequence MIYHITTERGWQIAREMGEYRAYSLKNEGFIHCSTLEQIPKVVAAFYQNQPDLLVLAISLEQLQSPVKWEQPQHPNPENATLELEKETFPHIYGAINLESVVFVKPLQEFINSQN encoded by the coding sequence ATGATCTATCACATCACTACAGAAAGAGGTTGGCAAATAGCTCGTGAAATGGGGGAATATCGGGCGTATTCCCTAAAAAATGAGGGATTTATCCATTGCTCCACCTTAGAACAAATTCCGAAAGTTGTGGCCGCTTTTTATCAAAATCAGCCAGATTTGCTGGTTTTAGCCATTTCTCTCGAACAATTGCAGTCCCCGGTTAAATGGGAGCAGCCCCAACATCCTAACCCAGAAAATGCCACTTTAGAGCTAGAAAAAGAGACCTTTCCCCATATTTACGGTGCTATCAACCTAGAATCGGTGGTTTTTGTCAAACCCCTACAGGAGTTCATCAATTCCCAGAACTAA
- the cofG gene encoding 7,8-didemethyl-8-hydroxy-5-deazariboflavin synthase subunit CofG: protein MSRIVTYSPSHTLVPTYECFNRCSYCNFRRDLGTDGWLSLDKAKEILTALQGSEITEILILSGEVHPLAANRELWFRHIYNLGELALNMGFYPHTNAGILTFAEMEKLKNVNLSMGIMLEQMTVNLLNTVHRHAPSKVPSLRLEQLQWAGELAIPFTTGLLLGIGETECDRLVTLETIATIHQRWGHIQEVILQPYNPGKREQWQNNPFDLQKLPDLVRQAREIFPPDIVIQIPPNLVPDPLFLLDCLAAGARDLGGIGIIDEVNPDYLHLHPDKLKEFLAIYGWELKPRLPVYQ from the coding sequence ATGTCAAGAATTGTCACCTATAGTCCCTCTCATACCCTTGTACCTACCTACGAGTGTTTCAATCGTTGCAGTTATTGTAATTTTCGCAGGGATTTAGGCACTGATGGTTGGTTAAGTCTAGACAAGGCCAAAGAGATTTTAACTGCTTTGCAGGGTTCGGAAATTACGGAAATTTTAATTCTTAGCGGGGAAGTTCATCCTTTAGCAGCCAATCGAGAGTTATGGTTTCGCCATATTTATAATTTAGGAGAATTGGCTTTAAATATGGGTTTTTATCCCCATACCAATGCGGGGATTTTAACTTTTGCCGAGATGGAAAAACTGAAAAATGTCAATCTATCTATGGGCATAATGTTAGAACAAATGACAGTGAATTTATTAAATACTGTCCATCGTCATGCCCCCAGTAAAGTGCCGTCCTTGCGCTTAGAACAGTTACAATGGGCGGGAGAATTAGCAATTCCTTTTACCACGGGGTTATTATTAGGAATTGGGGAAACGGAGTGCGATCGCTTAGTGACCTTAGAAACTATTGCCACTATTCATCAACGTTGGGGACATATTCAAGAAGTAATCCTACAACCCTACAATCCGGGTAAAAGAGAACAGTGGCAAAATAATCCTTTTGATCTGCAAAAATTGCCCGATCTGGTTAGGCAAGCTAGGGAAATTTTCCCCCCAGATATTGTCATTCAAATTCCCCCGAATTTAGTACCTGATCCTCTTTTTCTCTTGGATTGTTTAGCAGCAGGAGCGCGGGATTTAGGCGGTATTGGCATTATCGATGAAGTTAATCCCGATTACCTCCATTTACACCCCGATAAACTAAAGGAATTTTTAGCAATTTATGGCTGGGAATTAAAGCCGCGCCTACCGGTTTATCAGTAA
- a CDS encoding AAA-like domain-containing protein: protein MKPQGWDEFLKHLAREYGVQGKLKEIFLVRFAYENWRKPDEEIWEMAEAASHETYKKQMTKIYSYFSADKDNGCPELELGSKGPGKFQILREWFKDIKYPQWKNHPTPIVAEKSVIDTYISRPPVESDCYQEINRPGSLIRIKAPEKNR from the coding sequence ATGAAACCACAGGGATGGGACGAGTTTCTCAAACATCTAGCCAGAGAATACGGTGTTCAAGGCAAATTAAAGGAGATTTTTTTGGTTCGTTTTGCCTACGAAAATTGGCGCAAACCGGATGAGGAAATTTGGGAAATGGCCGAGGCTGCCAGCCATGAAACCTATAAAAAACAAATGACTAAAATCTATAGCTATTTCTCGGCAGATAAAGATAATGGCTGTCCCGAACTAGAATTAGGTAGTAAAGGGCCGGGTAAGTTCCAAATCCTCCGAGAATGGTTCAAAGATATCAAATATCCTCAATGGAAAAATCACCCCACCCCGATAGTAGCAGAAAAATCAGTTATAGATACTTATATTAGCCGCCCTCCCGTCGAAAGCGACTGTTATCAAGAAATTAATCGTCCGGGGTCACTTATTCGCATTAAAGCTCCCGAAAAAAACCGGTAA
- a CDS encoding clan AA aspartic protease, producing MISGIVANGHPIITIPFRIPNRADFPIEFVVDTGFTDELCLPPEAVALLNLPFRYDMRANLADNSQVMLPLHKAIIIWNGEERETRVFATGRRPLVGTALLDSHELVIQFTEGGLVTIDEL from the coding sequence GTGATTTCAGGTATTGTGGCTAATGGACACCCGATCATCACTATCCCATTTCGGATTCCAAATCGCGCTGACTTTCCGATTGAGTTTGTAGTAGATACAGGATTTACAGATGAGCTTTGTTTACCACCCGAAGCAGTAGCATTACTGAATCTTCCTTTCAGGTACGATATGCGTGCGAATTTAGCAGACAACAGCCAAGTAATGCTGCCTCTTCACAAAGCAATTATTATCTGGAATGGTGAGGAGCGAGAAACTCGTGTATTTGCAACGGGGCGGCGACCTTTGGTTGGAACTGCTTTGTTAGATAGTCATGAGCTTGTGATCCAATTTACGGAAGGTGGGTTGGTAACAATTGACGAATTGTAG
- a CDS encoding RNA-guided endonuclease InsQ/TnpB family protein, with protein sequence MLVVEAKLKNGTPEQYHQLDEAIKTSQFVSNSCVRYWRSNQGTTRNDLQKLCAVLANNKETPWVNKLNSQARQSAADRAWQSISRFYHNCHAKIPGKKGFPRFKKHSRSVEYKLTGYKLSDDRRKIRFTDGFKAGEFDLWCSQKTLVYYSEQQIKRVRVVRRADGYYCQFLIDVERQEYHKPTGQITGIDLGLKEFYTDAQGNTVENPRYLRKSEKRLQKAQRRLSKRFRQGKKQSKNYHKQRIKVAKLHLKVSRQRKDKAIKDALALVQSNDLVVYEALKVRNLVKNRQLAKSISDASWYQFTEWLNYFAKIYRIVCIAVPPHFTSQDCSVCGTRVQKSLSTRTHQCPNCQTVLDRDHNAAINILKKGLQYLGNYLNGTVGQTETDPNALGESGLWILNGDIENLSCLVEQGISNSNVERIPRHSVA encoded by the coding sequence ATGTTAGTCGTAGAAGCCAAGCTAAAAAACGGAACACCAGAGCAATATCACCAGCTTGATGAAGCTATCAAAACTTCTCAGTTTGTGAGTAACTCTTGTGTTCGTTATTGGCGGTCAAATCAAGGGACAACCCGCAATGATCTCCAAAAGCTTTGTGCTGTACTAGCTAACAATAAAGAGACCCCATGGGTTAATAAATTAAACTCACAAGCTCGTCAATCGGCTGCTGATAGAGCCTGGCAATCAATTAGTCGATTTTATCATAATTGTCATGCTAAGATACCAGGGAAAAAAGGTTTTCCTCGGTTCAAAAAGCATAGCCGTTCGGTTGAGTATAAACTAACGGGATATAAACTATCTGATGATCGACGTAAAATCAGATTTACTGATGGTTTTAAAGCAGGAGAATTTGATTTATGGTGTAGTCAAAAGACATTAGTTTATTATTCAGAGCAACAGATTAAACGGGTAAGAGTTGTTAGACGTGCCGATGGTTATTATTGTCAGTTTTTGATTGACGTAGAACGGCAAGAATACCATAAACCAACGGGACAAATAACAGGAATTGACTTAGGGTTAAAGGAATTTTATACCGATGCCCAAGGCAATACCGTAGAGAATCCACGTTATTTAAGAAAGTCAGAAAAACGACTTCAAAAAGCACAAAGGAGATTATCAAAACGGTTCCGTCAAGGAAAGAAACAGTCTAAAAACTATCACAAGCAACGGATAAAAGTAGCTAAACTTCACTTGAAAGTATCAAGACAACGTAAAGACAAAGCAATTAAAGATGCTTTGGCGTTAGTCCAGTCTAATGATCTGGTAGTCTATGAAGCTTTAAAGGTAAGAAACTTAGTCAAAAACCGTCAGCTTGCCAAGTCGATTTCTGATGCTTCTTGGTATCAATTCACTGAATGGTTGAATTATTTTGCCAAGATTTATCGGATTGTTTGTATTGCTGTACCACCGCATTTCACTTCTCAAGATTGTTCAGTTTGTGGAACGAGAGTTCAAAAATCATTAAGCACTAGAACTCATCAATGTCCCAATTGTCAAACAGTCTTAGATAGGGATCATAATGCAGCAATAAATATTCTTAAAAAAGGGTTACAATATTTGGGAAATTATCTCAACGGTACTGTTGGGCAAACAGAAACCGACCCAAACGCCTTGGGAGAGTCCGGTCTCTGGATTCTTAATGGAGACATTGAGAATCTAAGCTGTCTCGTTGAACAAGGAATTTCTAACAGCAATGTAGAAAGAATCCCCCGTCACAGCGTAGCTTGA
- a CDS encoding DUF5615 family PIN-like protein encodes MIFLIDHNLKGHALVWVGAIATQGWLDIVPIQFVTFAEMDLSIDSDDRTVWRLAQKNQMILLTANRSMKGKDSLEQVLREENTSESLPVITISNADRLLNDSEYRGRCAESLVEIVLDIDTYRGARRIFIP; translated from the coding sequence ATGATTTTTTTGATCGATCACAATCTCAAAGGTCATGCCTTGGTTTGGGTTGGTGCGATCGCAACTCAGGGCTGGCTTGATATCGTCCCGATTCAGTTCGTCACGTTTGCAGAAATGGATTTATCAATCGATAGTGATGACAGGACGGTTTGGAGACTTGCTCAAAAGAATCAGATGATTTTGCTTACCGCTAATCGCAGTATGAAGGGGAAAGATTCCCTAGAACAGGTCCTGCGTGAGGAAAATACCTCAGAATCATTGCCTGTGATCACCATTAGCAATGCTGATCGGCTTTTGAATGATTCCGAATATCGAGGTCGGTGTGCTGAAAGTCTTGTGGAAATTGTGCTTGATATTGATACCTATCGAGGTGCGAGGCGAATCTTCATTCCATGA
- a CDS encoding DUF433 domain-containing protein, translated as MTIITLSRYVTRNNEILGGEPIIEGTRTSIRAIVGLWRLGVMPEEIPTHLPHLTLAQVFDALSFYLDHQAEINEYIERNQVPDELVHPSVKAALGEL; from the coding sequence ATGACGATTATCACTCTTTCACGTTATGTCACCAGAAACAATGAGATTTTAGGTGGAGAGCCAATTATTGAAGGCACTCGCACATCTATTCGCGCAATCGTAGGTCTGTGGCGATTAGGTGTGATGCCAGAGGAAATTCCAACTCATTTACCTCATTTGACCTTAGCACAAGTGTTCGATGCCTTGAGTTTTTATTTGGATCATCAAGCGGAAATTAACGAGTACATTGAGCGTAACCAAGTCCCCGATGAGTTGGTGCATCCTTCTGTAAAGGCAGCTTTGGGTGAGCTATGA